Proteins encoded in a region of the Halioglobus maricola genome:
- the pepP gene encoding Xaa-Pro aminopeptidase has product MKISNSEYKRRRRNLMALMEPNSIAIIPSARQQLRSRDTEYSFRQDSDFYYLSGFQEPDSVLVLIPGREHGEYVVFCPERDPQSELWHGQRAGPDGLCRRFGADDAFPVGDVDDILPGLIEGRERVYYSMGRSSRFDQQIMDWVNTIRSKESTGAVPPGEFTDLDHMLHDLRLIKSAAEQRIMRRAGEITAAAHRRIMRFCEPDQFEYELEGELHHEFVRGGARHPAYLSIVGSGRNACTLHYVENSARMREGDLVLVDAGCEFEYYAADVSRTFPVSGRFSPEQRALYEVVLAGHSAAIEQVRAGNHFNQSHDASVRAITGGLVELGLLDGDVDALIASQAYREFYMHKVGHWLGLDVHDVGDYRVGEEWRVLEPGMVMTIEPGIYVSPDNASVPRKWRGIGIRIEDNVLVTQDGCEILTDAVPRSVAGIEALMAS; this is encoded by the coding sequence ATGAAAATCAGCAATAGCGAATACAAGCGTCGCCGGCGCAATTTGATGGCCCTTATGGAGCCAAACAGTATCGCCATCATCCCCTCTGCGCGGCAGCAATTACGCAGCCGCGACACTGAATATTCGTTCCGTCAGGACAGCGATTTCTACTATCTTTCAGGCTTTCAGGAACCCGACTCGGTGCTGGTGCTCATTCCCGGCCGAGAGCACGGGGAATACGTGGTCTTTTGCCCGGAGCGTGACCCACAGTCCGAACTCTGGCACGGCCAGCGAGCGGGTCCCGATGGGCTGTGCCGTCGCTTCGGCGCTGACGATGCGTTTCCTGTGGGTGACGTTGACGACATACTGCCCGGCCTGATTGAGGGGCGGGAGCGCGTTTACTACTCCATGGGGCGCAGCTCCCGCTTTGATCAGCAGATTATGGATTGGGTGAACACCATACGTTCCAAGGAATCCACCGGTGCGGTACCCCCCGGCGAGTTCACCGATCTCGATCACATGCTGCACGACCTGCGCCTGATCAAGAGCGCAGCCGAGCAGCGCATCATGCGCCGTGCGGGAGAGATCACCGCCGCTGCTCATCGCCGGATCATGAGGTTCTGCGAACCCGATCAGTTCGAGTACGAGTTGGAGGGTGAGCTGCACCATGAATTTGTCCGCGGCGGTGCTCGTCATCCAGCTTATCTGAGTATTGTCGGCAGTGGCCGCAATGCCTGTACCCTGCACTATGTGGAGAACAGCGCCCGGATGCGAGAGGGCGACCTTGTGCTGGTCGACGCGGGCTGTGAGTTCGAATACTACGCTGCCGATGTGAGCCGTACCTTTCCTGTCTCGGGCAGATTTTCCCCAGAACAGCGTGCGCTGTATGAGGTCGTGCTTGCTGGCCATAGCGCCGCAATCGAGCAGGTACGCGCTGGCAACCACTTCAATCAGTCCCACGATGCCAGTGTTCGGGCGATTACCGGCGGCCTGGTAGAGCTGGGCTTGCTGGATGGCGACGTGGACGCGCTGATAGCGTCACAGGCCTACCGTGAATTTTACATGCACAAGGTCGGCCATTGGCTTGGCCTGGATGTGCACGATGTGGGTGATTATCGGGTCGGTGAGGAGTGGCGCGTGCTGGAGCCGGGGATGGTAATGACGATCGAACCCGGAATTTATGTGTCCCCTGACAACGCCAGTGTGCCACGTAAATGGCGTGGAATTGGCATTCGCATAGAGGACAATGTGCTGGTGACCCAGGACGGATGTGAAATTCTCACGGATGCGGTGCCCCGCAGCGTGGCGGGCATTGAAGCCTTGATGGCGAGCTGA
- the gcvH gene encoding glycine cleavage system protein GcvH produces MSQTPAELKYAASHEWARLEEDGTVTVGVSAHAQEALGDVVFVELPDPGATLAAGDEAGVVESVKAASDIYAPVAGEVIAVNEQLEDEPETVNADPYNDGWFFKLQPSDTSELEALLSAEDYQAKCDEED; encoded by the coding sequence ATGAGCCAGACTCCCGCCGAACTGAAGTACGCAGCCAGCCACGAGTGGGCCCGTCTTGAAGAAGACGGTACGGTTACCGTGGGCGTATCTGCCCATGCCCAGGAAGCCCTCGGCGATGTTGTCTTTGTCGAGTTGCCGGACCCTGGCGCTACCCTTGCCGCTGGTGATGAGGCCGGTGTTGTCGAGTCGGTCAAGGCGGCTTCAGACATCTATGCGCCGGTTGCCGGTGAAGTCATTGCCGTCAATGAGCAACTGGAAGATGAACCTGAAACTGTCAATGCCGATCCCTACAACGATGGCTGGTTCTTTAAGTTGCAGCCTTCGGACACTAGTGAGCTGGAGGCGCTGCTAAGCGCAGAGGATTACCAGGCGAAGTGCGACGAAGAAGACTGA
- a CDS encoding UbiH/UbiF/VisC/COQ6 family ubiquinone biosynthesis hydroxylase: MARQQFDIVIVGAGIAGSAMALALSGSGYRIAVIEAQPMQRRELPASAGLNDFDARVSALTPQSIRFLESLGARSAIEAYRSCAYRHMTVWDGDGTGRIEFDASELGVPALGHIVENRAVVDALLEQVLAASDVSCLSPERVADCHRGDDGHVILQLENGDGPVKEIEAELVVGADGALSRIRSLMDYTTREWDYGHQAIVATVALAEAHQQTAWQRFLPTGPLALLPLPGEEGSHLCSIVWSLENDRVDPLMAMEDEAFCAELSAAFEHGLGGVVGVSRRFAFPLRQRHAVDYVQPGVALVADAAHTIHPLAGQGINLGLLDVEALAGELLRARSAGLSPGSTEVLARYQRQRKGENLLMMGAMDGFKRLFADRSPPVRWLRNAGMRGVGSIAPLKRRLMRHAMGI, translated from the coding sequence ATGGCCAGGCAGCAGTTCGATATTGTCATTGTGGGTGCAGGGATAGCCGGTTCAGCCATGGCGTTGGCGCTTTCCGGCAGCGGCTATCGCATTGCTGTGATTGAAGCTCAGCCTATGCAGCGGCGAGAACTGCCCGCTTCGGCCGGGCTGAATGACTTCGATGCCAGGGTGAGTGCACTGACGCCGCAGTCGATCCGTTTTCTCGAAAGCCTGGGCGCTCGGAGTGCAATAGAGGCCTACCGCAGCTGCGCCTACCGACATATGACGGTGTGGGATGGCGATGGAACCGGCCGTATCGAGTTCGATGCTTCCGAGCTGGGTGTGCCGGCACTGGGCCATATTGTCGAGAACCGGGCGGTTGTGGATGCGCTGCTTGAGCAGGTGTTGGCTGCGTCTGATGTCAGCTGTCTGAGCCCAGAGCGCGTTGCAGATTGTCACCGTGGGGACGATGGCCATGTGATCTTGCAATTGGAGAATGGCGATGGCCCGGTCAAGGAAATAGAGGCCGAGCTTGTTGTCGGGGCGGATGGCGCCCTGTCCCGAATCCGCTCGCTGATGGATTACACCACCCGTGAGTGGGACTACGGACATCAGGCGATTGTCGCCACGGTGGCGCTGGCTGAGGCGCACCAACAGACGGCTTGGCAGCGCTTTCTCCCCACCGGGCCGCTGGCCTTGTTGCCACTGCCTGGTGAGGAGGGCTCTCATCTGTGTTCCATTGTTTGGTCGCTGGAAAACGATCGCGTGGACCCACTTATGGCTATGGAAGACGAGGCTTTTTGCGCCGAGCTCAGTGCGGCGTTTGAGCATGGTCTCGGTGGCGTCGTCGGTGTATCAAGGCGCTTCGCTTTCCCGCTGCGCCAGCGCCACGCCGTGGATTATGTGCAGCCGGGGGTCGCGCTTGTAGCCGATGCCGCTCACACCATCCATCCGCTGGCAGGGCAGGGCATTAACCTCGGCTTGCTGGACGTTGAAGCCCTCGCCGGGGAGCTGTTGCGGGCGCGCAGCGCGGGCCTCTCGCCGGGTTCGACTGAGGTGCTGGCTCGCTATCAACGCCAGCGCAAAGGCGAGAATTTGTTGATGATGGGCGCAATGGATGGATTCAAGCGTCTGTTCGCCGATCGCTCACCGCCGGTGCGCTGGTTGCGCAATGCCGGGATGCGCGGCGTGGGCAGTATTGCGCCCCTGAAGCGACGATTGATGCGGCATGCGATGGGTATATAG
- the ubiH gene encoding 2-octaprenyl-6-methoxyphenyl hydroxylase, producing MVEHRDIVIAGGGMVGISLAMHLAHSLPADVSICLIEGFPFPQPEPGHRPAYHPAFDARSTALSYSSRLIYEQIGLWPSLAQYLCPIETIHVSSRGRFGSTLMDTASHSWEALGYVVENAWLGNALIQALYQQGRVEVRSPCKVLAAKTGTDGVRLELAGEQGGELSASLLVVADGAASGLRESLGVAVSEKPYRQQALIANIATAQPHEGRAYERFTSLGPLAMLPLPAVSEARHRSALVWTVSPEEGAELMASSDEEFLSRLQARFGYRLGRLTRVGERHSYPLSLVHCPEQVRQGVVVMGNAAHALHPVAGQGYNLALRDVAELARVLAGAVEEGEGLGDLNVLQRYERLQQADQQRTIEFSDRLPALFMQADPLLGLARDLALSGLDFLPALKREFVNQAAGVAALGE from the coding sequence GTGGTCGAGCACCGGGACATTGTTATCGCCGGAGGTGGCATGGTCGGGATCAGTCTCGCCATGCATCTCGCTCATAGCCTTCCGGCGGACGTCAGTATCTGCCTTATTGAGGGCTTCCCTTTCCCGCAGCCCGAGCCAGGGCATCGCCCGGCGTATCATCCTGCCTTTGATGCGCGTTCGACCGCGCTCAGTTATAGCAGCCGCCTGATTTATGAGCAGATAGGGCTGTGGCCCAGCCTGGCGCAATACCTGTGCCCGATCGAGACTATTCATGTCTCCAGTCGCGGCCGTTTTGGCAGCACCCTGATGGATACCGCGAGTCACAGTTGGGAAGCGCTTGGCTATGTCGTTGAAAACGCCTGGCTGGGTAATGCGCTGATTCAGGCCTTGTACCAGCAGGGCCGGGTCGAGGTGCGCAGCCCCTGTAAGGTCCTGGCGGCGAAAACCGGCACCGATGGTGTGAGGCTTGAGTTGGCCGGTGAGCAGGGTGGCGAATTGAGCGCTTCGCTGCTGGTGGTGGCCGATGGGGCAGCCTCGGGCCTGCGCGAGTCGCTGGGCGTCGCTGTCAGCGAGAAGCCCTACCGGCAACAGGCCCTGATTGCCAATATCGCCACTGCGCAGCCTCACGAAGGGCGTGCCTATGAGCGGTTCACTTCCCTCGGCCCGCTGGCCATGCTTCCGCTTCCGGCGGTGAGTGAGGCTCGCCACCGCAGCGCCCTGGTTTGGACGGTGTCCCCAGAAGAGGGCGCGGAGCTTATGGCGAGCAGTGACGAAGAGTTTCTGTCCCGCCTGCAGGCTCGTTTTGGGTATCGGCTTGGCAGGCTCACCCGGGTTGGTGAGCGCCACAGCTATCCCTTGTCGCTTGTTCACTGTCCGGAACAAGTGCGTCAGGGCGTTGTCGTCATGGGCAATGCGGCGCACGCCCTGCACCCTGTGGCAGGCCAGGGCTACAACCTCGCCTTGCGCGACGTGGCAGAGCTGGCGCGGGTGCTCGCCGGGGCGGTTGAGGAGGGCGAGGGCCTGGGCGATTTGAATGTGCTGCAGCGCTATGAGCGCTTACAGCAGGCAGACCAGCAGCGCACCATCGAATTCAGTGATCGTCTTCCGGCCCTGTTCATGCAGGCCGATCCATTGCTTGGGCTCGCCCGAGACCTGGCTCTTTCGGGGCTCGATTTTCTGCCGGCCCTGAAGCGGGAGTTTGTCAATCAGGCCGCGGGTGTCGCGGCGCTGGGGGAATAG
- a CDS encoding NRDE family protein — MCLILFSYRQHPRYPLLLAANRDEFHARPTQSARFWPERPKLLAGRDLQAGGTWMGITRNGRFAAVTNFRDPERTRAAPRSRGDLTLGFLEGDESPASYLHRLSASAGEYAGFNLLLGDRAGLWYYSNSAPTPSAPQQLQPGTYGLSNALLDTPWPKVQRGKQALRSLTGGAVDHSQLAEVVASGELAEQDELAEVGLHGEMDQMLSAQFIVNEAYGTRATTTLWQDQEGMTSWRELSFDAGGNRVDRVTEQFLLER, encoded by the coding sequence ATGTGCCTCATTCTTTTTTCGTACCGCCAACACCCACGATACCCGCTGCTGCTGGCAGCCAATCGGGACGAATTCCACGCTCGCCCGACCCAATCGGCTCGGTTCTGGCCGGAGCGACCGAAGCTGCTAGCGGGCCGCGACCTACAGGCAGGTGGCACCTGGATGGGAATTACCCGCAACGGCCGCTTCGCAGCAGTCACCAACTTTCGCGATCCGGAGCGCACCCGGGCTGCACCGCGCAGCCGCGGTGACCTGACACTGGGCTTCCTGGAAGGCGACGAATCCCCGGCGAGCTATCTGCACCGACTAAGTGCCAGCGCAGGCGAGTACGCCGGCTTCAACCTGTTGCTGGGAGACCGCGCAGGGCTGTGGTACTACAGCAACAGTGCACCGACCCCGTCAGCCCCACAGCAGCTTCAACCCGGCACGTATGGCCTGAGCAATGCCTTGCTGGACACCCCCTGGCCCAAGGTTCAGCGCGGCAAGCAGGCCCTGCGCTCGCTGACAGGGGGCGCTGTGGATCACAGCCAGCTGGCAGAAGTGGTTGCCAGCGGAGAACTTGCGGAACAGGACGAACTCGCAGAGGTCGGCCTGCACGGCGAAATGGATCAGATGTTGTCGGCCCAGTTTATCGTCAACGAAGCCTACGGTACGCGGGCCACCACAACACTGTGGCAGGATCAGGAAGGTATGACGAGCTGGCGGGAACTCAGCTTTGATGCTGGCGGCAACAGGGTCGACCGGGTCACAGAGCAGTTTTTACTGGAGCGCTGA
- the ptsP gene encoding phosphoenolpyruvate--protein phosphotransferase yields the protein MLETLRQIVQEVNAASDLGEALEIIVSRVRDAMGTEVCSVYLCDPGEERFVFRATEGLNKDQIGVASLMAGEGLVGTVAEREEPLNLENAENHPAFRFFPDLGEDAYHSFLGVPIIHQRRVLGVLVVQQAERRRFDESDEAFLVTMSAQLAAIIAHARVTGAVDVDEAAGSGAPAKISGVAGAAGIAIGTAFIISPGADLYAVPSKTITDRRSEVHAFREALGKVRDDIEEVADNLGGELSPEDHALFDVYLGILDDSAIGREVVTLIKGGEWAQGALSQVMIEHIRHFERMEHSYLKERAVDIKDLGTRVLAYLQAEDKAEHVYPDNAILVGEELTASSLGEIPREKLAGLISVRGSGNSHVAILARAMGIPTVMGALDLPYRRLQGRELVIDGYNGAVHLNPLPEVRARFKEILDADLALSKDLESLRDLPCETLDGHRMPLWVNTGLQADITRSLEQGAEGVGLYRTEVPFLLRERFPSEEEQRQIYRNQLEAFAPRPVTMRTLDIGGDKALPYFPIEEDNPFLGWRGIRVTLDHPEIFLAQVRAMLKANAGLGNLRIMLPMICSISELDEALELIHRSHREILQEGIDTELPMIGVMVEVPSAVYQARALARRVDFLSVGSNDLTQYLLAVDRNNARVADLYHSMHPAVLSALEMVANAARAEGKKVGICGELAGDPEGAVLLLAMGYDILSMNATSLPKVKQALRSVNMAESQALLQEVLAMEDAGAIHARLESFLADHGMEKFIHNPVA from the coding sequence ATGCTTGAGACCCTGCGTCAGATAGTCCAGGAAGTTAACGCTGCGTCGGACCTCGGCGAAGCGCTGGAGATCATTGTGAGCAGGGTGCGCGATGCCATGGGCACCGAAGTCTGTAGCGTCTATCTCTGCGACCCCGGTGAAGAGCGCTTCGTTTTCCGCGCTACCGAGGGCCTCAACAAGGACCAGATCGGTGTCGCCAGCCTGATGGCGGGCGAGGGTCTGGTGGGCACGGTTGCTGAGCGCGAGGAGCCGTTGAACCTTGAGAATGCCGAAAACCACCCCGCATTTCGCTTCTTCCCGGACCTGGGTGAAGACGCTTACCACTCCTTTCTCGGTGTGCCCATTATCCACCAGCGCAGGGTCCTGGGTGTCCTGGTAGTGCAGCAGGCAGAGCGGCGTCGCTTTGATGAGAGCGACGAGGCCTTCCTCGTCACAATGTCGGCCCAGCTGGCCGCTATTATTGCCCACGCCCGGGTCACCGGCGCAGTGGATGTTGATGAAGCGGCCGGCAGCGGAGCGCCCGCCAAGATTAGCGGTGTGGCCGGCGCTGCGGGTATCGCGATTGGCACGGCTTTCATTATCTCTCCGGGGGCGGATCTGTATGCCGTCCCGAGCAAAACGATCACCGACCGCCGGAGTGAGGTACATGCGTTTCGCGAGGCGCTGGGGAAGGTTCGCGATGACATCGAAGAGGTGGCCGATAATCTCGGGGGTGAGCTAAGCCCTGAAGACCACGCTCTATTTGATGTGTATCTGGGTATTCTCGACGACTCCGCCATCGGGCGGGAGGTCGTAACCTTGATCAAGGGGGGCGAGTGGGCCCAGGGTGCCTTGAGTCAGGTGATGATTGAACACATCCGCCACTTTGAGCGGATGGAGCACAGTTACCTTAAAGAGCGTGCAGTGGATATCAAGGACCTGGGAACCCGGGTGCTTGCCTATCTGCAGGCGGAAGACAAGGCTGAACATGTCTATCCCGACAACGCCATCCTGGTGGGCGAGGAGCTCACAGCTTCTTCCCTCGGGGAGATTCCCCGGGAGAAGCTCGCGGGCCTGATCTCGGTGCGCGGTTCGGGCAATTCCCACGTTGCGATTCTGGCCCGGGCCATGGGTATACCGACAGTGATGGGTGCTCTCGATCTGCCCTATCGTCGGTTACAGGGCCGCGAGCTGGTGATTGATGGCTACAACGGTGCGGTGCATCTCAATCCACTGCCTGAGGTGCGGGCACGGTTCAAGGAAATCCTGGATGCGGACCTCGCCCTGTCCAAGGATCTGGAATCCCTGCGGGATCTTCCATGTGAAACGCTGGATGGCCACCGTATGCCACTGTGGGTAAATACCGGTTTGCAGGCAGACATTACCCGGTCGCTGGAGCAGGGCGCTGAGGGCGTGGGGCTGTATCGCACGGAAGTGCCTTTTCTGCTGCGCGAACGCTTCCCCTCTGAGGAGGAGCAGCGCCAGATCTATCGCAATCAACTGGAAGCGTTTGCCCCCCGGCCGGTGACTATGCGCACTCTGGATATCGGCGGCGACAAGGCCCTGCCTTATTTTCCTATCGAGGAAGACAATCCCTTCCTCGGGTGGCGCGGTATTCGGGTCACGCTGGATCATCCGGAGATTTTCCTCGCGCAAGTGCGGGCGATGCTCAAGGCGAATGCCGGTCTGGGCAATCTCCGTATCATGCTGCCCATGATCTGCTCGATTTCTGAGCTGGACGAGGCTCTTGAATTGATTCACCGCAGCCATCGCGAAATTTTGCAGGAAGGTATCGACACAGAATTGCCCATGATTGGGGTGATGGTTGAGGTGCCCTCTGCCGTTTATCAGGCGCGTGCCCTGGCTCGACGGGTTGATTTCCTGTCGGTGGGCTCCAATGATTTAACCCAATACCTGTTGGCAGTCGATCGCAATAACGCCCGTGTGGCGGACCTCTATCACTCCATGCACCCCGCGGTGCTCAGTGCACTGGAGATGGTGGCCAATGCTGCCCGTGCTGAAGGGAAAAAAGTCGGCATCTGTGGCGAGCTGGCCGGTGACCCTGAGGGCGCAGTGCTGCTGTTGGCGATGGGCTATGACATTCTTTCGATGAATGCCACCAGCCTGCCCAAAGTGAAGCAGGCCCTGCGCAGTGTGAATATGGCCGAATCCCAGGCCTTGCTCCAGGAAGTGCTGGCGATGGAGGATGCCGGTGCTATTCACGCCAGGCTAGAGAGCTTCCTGGCGGATCACGGGATGGAGAAATTCATTCACAATCCTGTGGCCTGA
- the lgt gene encoding prolipoprotein diacylglyceryl transferase produces MLPYPEIDPVAVALGPLKIHWYGLAYLTGIAAGWWLAMRRSRHSWSPVQRDQVDDLTFYVALGVVLGGRVGYTFLYGGQRLVEDPMWALRLWEGGMSFHGGFLGVLFAMYMFGRRHNIAFWKLMDFVAPFVPIGLGLGRLGNFIGQELWGRAADVPWAMVFPADPLQLARHPSQLYQFALEGVLLFSFLIWFSSRSRPTCAVSGMFSLGYGCVRFFSEFFREPDAHLGFQAFGWMTRGQMLCIPMIITGLVLLWVAYGRKQGATATEQN; encoded by the coding sequence ATGCTGCCCTATCCTGAGATAGACCCCGTTGCCGTGGCCCTGGGGCCCCTGAAAATACACTGGTACGGCCTCGCCTACCTGACCGGTATCGCAGCCGGTTGGTGGCTCGCCATGCGCCGCAGCCGCCATTCGTGGTCGCCGGTGCAACGCGACCAGGTGGATGACCTGACGTTTTATGTGGCTCTCGGCGTCGTCCTCGGAGGGCGGGTGGGCTACACATTCCTCTACGGCGGCCAGCGCCTGGTGGAAGACCCGATGTGGGCCCTGCGCCTGTGGGAGGGTGGTATGTCCTTCCACGGTGGTTTCCTTGGTGTGCTGTTCGCCATGTATATGTTCGGCCGACGCCACAACATTGCTTTCTGGAAGCTCATGGATTTTGTCGCGCCTTTTGTCCCGATCGGCCTCGGTCTTGGACGCCTGGGTAACTTTATCGGCCAGGAGCTGTGGGGGCGCGCTGCCGATGTGCCCTGGGCGATGGTCTTTCCTGCCGATCCGCTGCAGCTGGCCCGGCATCCATCACAGCTCTACCAGTTTGCGCTTGAGGGTGTCTTGTTGTTCTCATTCCTGATCTGGTTCTCGTCCAGGTCGCGACCCACCTGCGCAGTGTCGGGGATGTTCTCGCTCGGTTATGGCTGCGTGCGTTTCTTCTCCGAGTTCTTTCGGGAGCCGGACGCTCATCTGGGCTTCCAGGCCTTTGGCTGGATGACCCGCGGCCAAATGCTGTGCATTCCCATGATTATCACTGGTCTCGTTCTGCTGTGGGTGGCCTACGGCCGCAAGCAGGGCGCTACCGCTACGGAACAAAACTGA
- a CDS encoding HAD family hydrolase: MALAIFDLDNTLLGGDSDYLWGQFVCEKGIVDGADFAARNEQFYRDYQTGQLDIQAYLRFALGPLKDQAAETLQAWHAQFMTEKIQPIMLAKAELLLARHRERGDTLLVITATNRFITEPIVQALGIADLLACEAEVVDGLYTGEPTGVPSYQEGKVTRLHAWLEDRDVSMEGAYFYSDSVNDLALLREVDRPVAVDPDAALLAEARKADWPVISLRN, translated from the coding sequence ATGGCCCTGGCAATCTTCGACCTCGACAACACCCTTCTCGGCGGCGATAGCGACTATCTCTGGGGTCAATTCGTGTGTGAAAAGGGCATTGTCGACGGTGCGGATTTTGCGGCGCGCAACGAGCAGTTCTACCGCGACTACCAGACCGGGCAGCTCGACATACAGGCCTACCTGCGCTTCGCCCTGGGGCCACTGAAGGATCAAGCTGCAGAGACCCTGCAAGCCTGGCATGCGCAATTTATGACTGAAAAAATCCAGCCGATCATGCTTGCCAAAGCTGAGCTATTGCTGGCACGTCATCGCGAGCGGGGCGACACCTTGCTGGTCATTACTGCCACCAACCGTTTTATCACCGAACCCATCGTACAGGCCCTGGGAATAGCAGACCTGCTGGCGTGCGAGGCAGAAGTCGTCGACGGGCTATACACCGGCGAACCAACAGGGGTCCCAAGTTACCAGGAAGGGAAAGTCACCCGCCTGCACGCGTGGCTGGAAGACCGGGATGTGTCCATGGAGGGAGCCTACTTCTACAGCGACTCGGTGAATGATCTGGCCCTGCTTCGGGAAGTAGACAGGCCTGTGGCTGTAGACCCGGACGCCGCCTTGCTAGCGGAAGCTCGCAAGGCCGACTGGCCGGTAATTTCACTGCGTAACTAG
- a CDS encoding class I SAM-dependent rRNA methyltransferase, whose amino-acid sequence MTADLYLRKGADRRLRGGHLWVYSNEIDSAVNSLGQYQAGDSVRVRATDGKLLGSAYMEPQALICARLYASTDTPFDSALLESRIRSALAIRQAAFPQPYYRLVYGDSDGLPGVVIDRFGDYAVVQLNNSGIERYSELVVAALVEVLKPAGVLLRGDSRSRREKGLADDIEVVSGSVPEQVSLEENGVHFMAPVHGGQKTGWFYDHRMARARLAPWVAGKSVLDVYSYIGGWGIQAGAFGASEVCCLDSSGPALEGVLSNAALNGLVDKVSVRQGSAPETMKQMIDEGLAYDVVILDPPAFIQRRKDIKKGITAYRRINELGLRLLRPGGLLVAGSCSMHLAQADLIGAMQQAAVRAGCQLRVVEQGAQGPDHPIHPAIPETEYLKAVFAVKSD is encoded by the coding sequence ATGACTGCTGATCTCTATTTGCGCAAAGGCGCCGACCGGCGCCTGCGCGGCGGCCATCTCTGGGTTTATTCCAACGAAATCGACAGCGCGGTCAATAGCCTGGGCCAATATCAGGCGGGCGATTCGGTGCGCGTGCGCGCCACTGACGGTAAGCTGCTGGGCAGTGCCTATATGGAGCCACAGGCGCTGATCTGCGCCAGGTTGTACGCTTCCACCGATACCCCTTTCGATAGCGCATTGCTTGAAAGCCGCATTCGCTCCGCCCTGGCGATTCGCCAGGCGGCGTTCCCCCAACCCTATTATCGTCTGGTATACGGTGACAGTGACGGTCTGCCGGGCGTGGTTATCGACCGGTTTGGTGACTACGCGGTGGTGCAGCTGAATAACAGTGGCATAGAGCGTTACAGCGAGCTTGTGGTGGCGGCTCTGGTAGAGGTGCTTAAGCCGGCCGGTGTCCTGCTGCGAGGGGATAGTCGCAGCAGGCGTGAGAAGGGGCTGGCTGACGACATTGAAGTCGTGTCGGGCAGCGTGCCTGAGCAGGTCTCGCTGGAAGAGAACGGTGTGCACTTCATGGCGCCAGTCCATGGTGGTCAGAAGACTGGCTGGTTTTACGATCACCGTATGGCTCGGGCCCGGCTGGCTCCCTGGGTCGCAGGCAAGTCGGTGCTGGATGTCTATAGCTATATCGGCGGCTGGGGAATCCAGGCAGGTGCGTTCGGCGCGTCCGAGGTCTGCTGTCTGGACAGTTCGGGGCCTGCGCTTGAGGGTGTGCTCAGCAATGCCGCGCTGAACGGTCTTGTTGACAAGGTTTCAGTGCGCCAGGGGTCTGCCCCGGAAACCATGAAGCAGATGATCGATGAGGGCCTGGCCTACGATGTCGTTATTCTCGATCCGCCGGCGTTTATTCAGCGACGCAAGGACATCAAGAAAGGGATTACCGCCTACCGCCGGATCAATGAGTTGGGCTTGAGATTGCTGCGCCCCGGCGGGCTGCTGGTGGCGGGTTCATGTTCCATGCATTTAGCGCAGGCCGACCTGATCGGCGCGATGCAGCAGGCGGCAGTGCGTGCAGGGTGTCAGTTGCGGGTGGTAGAGCAGGGCGCTCAGGGGCCAGATCACCCCATTCATCCGGCCATTCCGGAAACGGAGTATCTCAAGGCGGTGTTCGCAGTTAAGTCAGATTGA
- a CDS encoding RNA pyrophosphohydrolase — MIDKEGYRPNVGIVLANDQGQVLWARRVGGRNAWQFPQGGINRGESPEQALYRELEEEVGLTRDSVEVLAVTRGWLRYRLPRRFIRKGQKPLCIGQKQKWFLLRMLDPDDAVKLDLNAKPEFDHWQWVSYWYPLNEVISFKREVYRRAMKELAAPLGRHTERLEGER, encoded by the coding sequence GTGATAGACAAAGAGGGCTACCGGCCCAATGTGGGGATTGTCCTGGCCAATGATCAGGGCCAGGTACTGTGGGCCCGCAGGGTGGGTGGCCGCAATGCCTGGCAGTTCCCGCAGGGTGGTATCAACCGCGGCGAATCCCCCGAACAAGCCCTTTATCGAGAGCTTGAAGAGGAGGTCGGGTTGACCAGGGATTCGGTTGAAGTGCTCGCGGTTACCCGCGGTTGGTTGCGTTACCGCCTGCCCAGGCGGTTCATCCGCAAGGGTCAGAAACCCTTGTGTATTGGCCAGAAGCAGAAGTGGTTCCTGCTGCGTATGCTCGACCCTGACGATGCTGTAAAACTGGATCTGAATGCCAAGCCCGAGTTCGATCACTGGCAGTGGGTCAGTTACTGGTACCCGCTCAATGAAGTCATTTCCTTTAAGCGAGAGGTCTACCGACGCGCCATGAAAGAGTTGGCAGCGCCCCTGGGTAGACACACTGAGCGCCTCGAGGGAGAGCGCTGA